From one Musa acuminata AAA Group cultivar baxijiao chromosome BXJ2-6, Cavendish_Baxijiao_AAA, whole genome shotgun sequence genomic stretch:
- the LOC135614932 gene encoding protein ETHYLENE-INSENSITIVE 3-like 1a, giving the protein MMGGLLMEGMVYPGGPNYAQLFASNDEKNLSYGSLLHQPSLGECIVGEGDLVDPPPENFAEAGDEESDEDIDVEELERRMWRDRMRLKRLREQQQNKNKEQGDTAKQHQSQEQARRKKMSRAQDGILKYMLKMMEVCQAQGFVYGIIPEKGKPVSGASDNLRGWWKEKVRFDRNGPAAIAKYQADNAIPGSSSEAIPGTVSPHSLQELQDTTLGSLLSALMQHCDPPQRRFPLEKGVAPPWWPTGREEWWPELGIPKDQGPPPYKKPHDLKKAWKVSVLTAVIKHMSPDIEKIRRLVRQSKCLQDKMTAKEIATWLAVVKQEEDVYLKLHPNTCPPPSSGSAISFNSSCSDYDIEGADEGKSEDAVIQNPAADGNTFSLSATVGNEKFVISVPLKEEINCDFIQKRTAAEPQLMLNQRVYTCDNAKCPHHDFRQGFTDRNARNRHQYLCKYQNTFPQSLTMLSDNFQVNESKPPVVPMSSNAQPNATRLGSSLNPVHVSDLGIPSDGQKSINELMGFYDNNVNGNKNLTLGSVSVLEGSNSLQSRIQMEDNFFRQETGTGGSLFEQVGSLVQQPQFFLREDMMPFGQQISNQPNELSGGFRFRSGLNIPAMDYSDVSQRGMGGSLQKHDGSSWFY; this is encoded by the coding sequence ATGATGGGGGGGCTATTAATGGAGGGCATGGTGTACCCTGGAGGTCCTAATTACGCGCAACTTTTCGCCTCGAATGATGAGAAGAATCTTAGTTATGGTAGCCTCCTCCATCAGCCTTCATTGGGTGAATGCATAGTGGGAGAGGGAGACCTGGTAGATCCTCCTCCCGAAAACTTTGCTGAGGCTGGTGATGAAGAAAGTGATGAAGATATCGACGTAGAAGAGCTCGAACGACGCATGTGGAGGGATCGGATGCGCTTGAAGCGTTTGAGGGAACAACAACAGAACAAAAACAAGGAGCAAGGGGACACGGCAAAGCAGCATCAGTCACAGGAGCAAGCCCGCCGAAAGAAGATGTCTCGTGCACAGGACGGGATCCTTAAGTACATGCTGAAAATGATGGAGGTATGCCAAGCTCAGGGATTCGTTTATGGTATTATTCCAGAGAAGGGCAAACCGGTTAGCGGCGCCTCTGACAACCTTAGAGGTTGGTGGAAGGAGAAGGTCAGGTTTGACAGGAACGGACCTGCGGCTATAGCCAAGTACCAGGCCGATAATGCCATCCCTGGATCCAGTAGTGAGGCGATCCCTGGGACTGTGAGCCCTCATTCTTTGCAGGAGCTTCAGGACACCACGTTGGGCTCTCTCCTGTCAGCTCTTATGCAGCACTGCGACCCACCGCAGCGGAGGTTCCCCCTGGAGAAGGGAGTTGCACCACCGTGGTGGCCTACTGGAAGGGAGGAGTGGTGGCCTGAATTGGGTATTCCAAAAGATCAGGGCCCGCCACCCTACAAGAAACCACATGATCTGAAGAAGGCTTGGAAAGTTAGCGTCTTGACTGCGGTGATCAAGCATATGTCTCCTGATATCGAAAAGATTCGTCGGCTAGTCAGGCAGTCTAAGTGCCTTCAAGACAAGATGACTGCTAAGGAGATCGCAACATGGCTTGCTGTTGTGAAGCAGGAAGAGGATGTGTATTTGAAGCTGCACCCGAATACTTGCCCTCCCCCATCCTCCGGGAGTGCCATCTCCTTCAACAGCAGCTGCAGCGATTATGATATAGAAGGTGCTGATGAAGGCAAGAGCGAGGATGCAGTAATTCAGAATCCTGCTGCCGATGGAAATACTTTTAGCCTGAGTGCAACCGTGGGGAACGAGAAGTTTGTCATCTCCGTGCCATTGAAAGAAGAGATCAACTGTGATTTCATCCAAAAGAGAACTGCTGCTGAGCCACAACTGATGCTGAACCAGCGCGTTTACACCTGCGATAATGCAAAGTGCCCACACCATGATTTTCGCCAAGGATTTACAGACAGGAATGCTCGAAACAGACACCAGTACCTCTGCAAGTATCAGAACACATTTCCTCAATCTCTCACAATGCTATCTGACAACTTTCAGGTGAATGAGAGCAAGCCCCCGGTTGTTCCTATGTCATCAAATGCTCAACCTAATGCAACTCGGCTCGGGTCAAGCCTCAATCctgtacatgtctctgatttgGGAATTCCTTCTGATGGACAAAAGTCGATCAATGAGTTGATGGGTTTCTACGACAACAATGTTAATGGTAACAAGAACTTGACTTTGGGAAGCGTTTCTGTGTTGGAAGGGTCAAATTCTCTCCAGAGCAGAATTCAGATGGAAGACAACTTCTTCAGGCAGGAGACAGGAACGGGTGGCAGTCTCTTCGAACAAGTTGGCAGCTTGGTTCAGCAACCACAGTTCTTCCTCCGTGAGGACATGATGCCATTCGGGCAACAAATCAGCAACCAACCCAATGAATTAAGTGGTGGCTTCAGATTCAGATCTGGCTTAAACATACCTGCAATGGATTATTCTGATGTATCGCAGAGAGGAATGGGGGGTTCACTGCAGAAGCATGATGGATCCAGCTGGTTCTACTGA